One Kushneria konosiri genomic window, CCGGGGGCGATCACATGACCACGCTGGGCGTGCTGCGCGCGCAGCGCCGCCTTCAGGGTCAGCCGCTGTCGCTGATCCATTTCGATGCCCACTGTGATACCTGGCCCAGCCATTTCGGCGACGACATTGGCCACGGTACCTTTTTGCGCAACGCCATCGACGAGGGGCTGGTCGCCCCTGAGCGTGTCCTGAGCCTGGGGCTTCGTTCACCGGTCGAGCCGAGTACACGGGACTGGCTGTCCGAGCAGGGCGGGGAGTGGTTGAGCTCACGCGCGCTGATGCGACTCGATGGTGAGACGCTGGCACAAAAGGTACGCGAGCGGATGGGGGGGTCCCCCATCTACATCACCTTTGATATCGATGTGCTGGACCCGGCTCATGCGCCAGGCACCGGCACGCCCGAGATCGGTGGCATTACCACCATGAAGGCGCTGGAGCTTCTGGAAGCCCTGCGAGAATTTAATCTGATCGGCATGGATGTGGTGGAAGTGTCGCCGCCCTACGATCCTCAGGAGATCACCTCGCTGGCGGCGGCTACGCTGTTGTGGACGTTTATCGCCATGCGCGGCTGACTCAGC contains:
- the speB gene encoding agmatinase, with protein sequence MFGLPYQGIATFLKAPQDSSRPFAFLGLPYDCSVTFRPGARMAPNALRRASMMLTDGRHPEFETDPCALVSDLGDLDIMQVGQHDALKRIEAGVMAACEQAPGQTLLCAGGDHMTTLGVLRAQRRLQGQPLSLIHFDAHCDTWPSHFGDDIGHGTFLRNAIDEGLVAPERVLSLGLRSPVEPSTRDWLSEQGGEWLSSRALMRLDGETLAQKVRERMGGSPIYITFDIDVLDPAHAPGTGTPEIGGITTMKALELLEALREFNLIGMDVVEVSPPYDPQEITSLAAATLLWTFIAMRG